One Succinispira mobilis DSM 6222 genomic window carries:
- a CDS encoding gluconeogenesis factor YvcK family protein, whose product MRWIKWLYPGMDIKRWLFLFTTGVIIAALGIALLFKYKFIHVVEKILSELTYFSSATNYNVISLSVGILLLIIGIFLMVLATRKSIHSILEAIAPENNNHLLEKIFSKKRLARGPVITVIGGGTGLSVLLRGIKQITNNCTAVVTSADDGGSSGRLRQEFGIIPPGDCRNCLIALADTEPLMEKLMQYRFKGENQLAGHNFGNLFITAMHDIVGDMEGALSATSEILKVRGRVIPSSVQPVELVAEMHDGKRVRGESSISQAAGKIARLEILPETPQATSSALKAIEEADVIILGPGSLYTSVISNLLIPEIKQALLKSAAVKIYICNVMTQPGETDGFSAFAHVQKLLEYIDGVKFLDYVILNNQLDINPELLEKYATQGAYPVLNDSDKIIELGIKVVPANLISQDNLIRHNSNRLARTLIRLIYNLHLSNSIFNIFEYYFIKNIIKNLGSKNKEQT is encoded by the coding sequence GTGCGTTGGATAAAGTGGTTATATCCAGGTATGGATATAAAAAGGTGGCTATTCTTATTTACTACTGGAGTTATCATAGCAGCTTTAGGAATTGCGTTGTTGTTTAAGTATAAGTTTATTCACGTTGTAGAGAAAATTTTATCGGAATTGACGTACTTCTCTTCAGCTACTAATTATAATGTTATCTCGCTATCCGTAGGAATTCTTTTGCTAATTATAGGAATTTTCCTAATGGTTTTAGCGACTAGAAAAAGTATCCACTCTATTTTAGAGGCTATTGCACCCGAAAATAATAACCATTTGTTAGAAAAAATTTTTTCCAAGAAACGTTTGGCTCGCGGTCCTGTTATTACGGTGATTGGCGGTGGAACAGGTCTTTCAGTTTTGCTTAGAGGTATTAAACAGATTACCAATAATTGTACGGCTGTGGTAACTAGTGCCGATGATGGGGGATCTTCGGGGCGATTAAGACAAGAATTTGGGATTATACCGCCGGGAGACTGTCGCAATTGCTTGATTGCTTTAGCGGATACAGAACCTTTGATGGAAAAGCTTATGCAATATCGTTTTAAAGGTGAGAATCAATTAGCGGGGCATAATTTTGGCAATTTATTTATTACCGCTATGCATGATATTGTTGGAGACATGGAAGGCGCGCTTAGTGCAACTAGTGAAATTTTAAAAGTTAGGGGGCGCGTTATTCCTTCAAGTGTTCAACCAGTAGAACTAGTAGCAGAAATGCATGATGGTAAACGTGTAAGAGGCGAAAGTAGTATTTCGCAAGCAGCTGGGAAAATTGCACGCTTGGAAATTTTGCCGGAAACACCGCAAGCAACAAGTTCCGCTCTAAAAGCTATCGAAGAAGCAGATGTTATAATTTTAGGCCCGGGTAGCTTGTATACTAGTGTTATTTCCAACTTATTGATTCCAGAAATAAAGCAGGCGTTACTTAAATCAGCCGCTGTAAAAATATATATTTGTAATGTAATGACCCAACCAGGAGAGACGGATGGGTTTAGTGCTTTTGCACATGTTCAAAAACTTTTAGAATATATAGATGGTGTTAAATTTTTAGATTATGTTATTTTAAATAATCAATTAGATATTAATCCTGAACTTTTAGAAAAATATGCTACGCAAGGTGCTTACCCAGTTTTAAACGATAGTGATAAAATTATCGAATTGGGAATTAAGGTAGTACCTGCTAATTTAATTAGTCAAGATAATCTGATAAGGCATAATTCTAATCGGTTAGCGAGGACTCTAATTAGATTAATTTATAATTTGCATTTATCAAATTCAATTTTTAATATTTTTGAGTATTATTTTATAAAAAATATTATTAAGAATTTAGGCAGTAAAAATAAGGAGCAGACATGA
- the rapZ gene encoding RNase adapter RapZ gives MNSSSRFLIITGMSGAGKSQVMHALEDIGFFCVDNLPPALIPKFADLCALTTNSIQNIAVVVDSRGGEFFRNFNSILSELKLKGKNYELLFLEASNDALIRRYKETRRRHPMAKSGLLSEGIALERNSLECVRSQATIIIDTSNMLPATLRKKIVELYTRYGDTSGMSINIISFGFKYGLPIEADLVFDVRFLPNPYYEPELKKKTGNEQEVVDYISSFEITKNFQNRLVDFIDFLIPQYKKEGKSQLIIAIGCTGGMHRSVYLANYLEESCKKHECVTMAIHRDIDKKK, from the coding sequence ATGAACAGTAGTAGTAGGTTTTTGATTATTACCGGTATGTCGGGGGCTGGTAAATCACAAGTGATGCATGCGTTAGAGGATATTGGCTTTTTTTGTGTCGATAACTTACCGCCCGCACTAATTCCTAAATTTGCTGATTTATGCGCTTTGACTACGAACAGTATTCAAAATATTGCTGTGGTGGTTGATAGTCGTGGGGGGGAATTTTTCCGAAATTTTAATAGCATTTTGAGTGAACTAAAATTAAAAGGAAAAAACTATGAATTACTTTTTTTAGAGGCGAGCAATGATGCTTTAATTCGACGCTATAAAGAGACAAGAAGAAGACATCCAATGGCTAAATCAGGCTTGTTAAGTGAAGGAATTGCTTTAGAACGGAATAGTTTAGAATGTGTTCGGAGTCAAGCGACTATTATAATTGATACTTCAAATATGTTGCCAGCTACACTGCGTAAAAAAATTGTGGAGCTGTATACTCGTTATGGAGATACCAGCGGCATGAGTATTAATATAATTTCTTTTGGCTTTAAATATGGATTGCCGATTGAGGCTGATTTAGTTTTTGATGTTAGATTTTTACCTAATCCTTATTATGAGCCGGAACTTAAGAAAAAAACAGGAAATGAACAGGAAGTTGTAGATTACATAAGTAGTTTTGAAATTACTAAAAATTTCCAAAATAGATTGGTTGATTTTATTGATTTTTTGATCCCACAATATAAAAAAGAGGGGAAAAGTCAATTAATTATTGCTATTGGTTGTACAGGGGGAATGCATCGTTCTGTTTATTTAGCAAATTATTTGGAAGAGAGTTGTAAAAAACATGAATGTGTGACTATGGCTATCCATCGCGATATTGATAAAAAGAAATAA
- a CDS encoding GerMN domain-containing protein yields MRKFGVFLIIVVLFFSMGCSKTTDKQPKPEIGKKEQIVQEVKVTIQRMHVDGDHLTRVQVTRKKEETAAKTALLALLELPSDKNYFNPIANSTIKLLSFVVQENGIAVVNFNEELKKIKGGSLFEQLFIGSIVNTLTENQEIKAVKILVEGKPIETLTGHLDLTEPLKRNENLLHK; encoded by the coding sequence GTGAGAAAATTTGGTGTTTTTCTAATAATAGTAGTACTTTTTTTTAGCATGGGTTGCAGTAAAACTACGGATAAACAACCGAAGCCAGAAATTGGTAAAAAAGAGCAGATTGTTCAAGAGGTGAAGGTTACTATCCAAAGAATGCATGTAGATGGGGACCATTTAACTAGAGTGCAAGTAACTCGCAAAAAAGAAGAAACAGCCGCAAAGACAGCCTTATTGGCTTTGTTAGAATTGCCTAGTGATAAGAACTATTTTAATCCTATAGCAAATTCGACTATTAAATTACTAAGTTTTGTGGTTCAAGAAAATGGTATAGCGGTAGTGAATTTCAATGAAGAATTGAAAAAAATTAAGGGTGGGTCATTATTTGAGCAATTGTTTATTGGGTCAATTGTAAATACTTTGACGGAAAATCAAGAAATTAAGGCAGTTAAAATTTTAGTAGAAGGAAAACCAATTGAAACTTTGACTGGACACTTAGATTTGACAGAACCTCTAAAACGCAATGAAAATTTATTACATAAGTAA
- a CDS encoding N-acetylmuramoyl-L-alanine amidase family protein: MWKKIAMILTILLISLTSTVFAGEITNIRWSVHVDDKVNSRATRIVVDLSGPATVSNIFKGNELKISIKNATPGKHSGLIPVKNNNVSKLISNQVGIDGTLLTMQLDKRKTQEDVNVFVLRKDPITGRPDRVVIDVFDKRPNTSNVLPTTKKISLLKNFGLNGKTIVIDPGHGGSDPGAIGPNKIMEKDITLAISKKLALLLQQKGANVRLTRVSDVDVFGKNATDAQELQARVQVGENSNADIFVSVHINASINRSVGGTSTYYSPKSELDTVLAKSIQDRLVEYSNLDNLGTRQAGFYVTKRSKMPAVLLELAFISNEREEKLLTSNWFQNKLATGISIGIEDYFKTIASGGGQ; encoded by the coding sequence TTGTGGAAGAAAATTGCAATGATTTTAACAATCTTGCTGATAAGTTTAACAAGCACTGTGTTTGCAGGAGAAATAACCAATATTCGCTGGTCGGTACATGTTGATGATAAAGTGAACAGCCGCGCGACGAGAATAGTAGTTGATTTAAGTGGGCCAGCCACAGTTAGTAATATTTTTAAGGGGAATGAACTGAAAATAAGTATCAAAAATGCTACGCCAGGAAAGCATAGCGGCTTAATTCCTGTTAAGAACAATAATGTAAGTAAATTGATTTCTAATCAAGTGGGAATAGATGGCACATTGTTAACTATGCAATTAGATAAAAGAAAAACTCAAGAAGATGTTAATGTGTTTGTTTTGCGCAAAGATCCTATAACAGGCAGACCGGATCGTGTTGTTATTGACGTATTTGATAAACGACCTAATACGAGCAATGTTTTGCCAACAACTAAGAAAATTAGTTTATTGAAAAACTTTGGTTTAAATGGGAAAACGATTGTTATTGACCCTGGACATGGTGGTAGTGATCCTGGGGCAATAGGTCCTAATAAAATTATGGAAAAAGATATAACACTGGCAATCAGTAAAAAATTAGCGCTGTTATTACAACAAAAAGGTGCTAATGTCCGCTTGACTAGGGTATCAGATGTGGATGTGTTTGGCAAAAACGCAACTGACGCTCAAGAATTACAAGCGCGAGTTCAAGTTGGTGAAAACAGTAATGCGGATATTTTCGTAAGTGTTCATATTAACGCTTCAATAAATCGGAGTGTAGGTGGAACCTCTACTTATTATTCGCCGAAGAGTGAATTAGATACGGTTTTGGCAAAATCTATTCAAGATCGTTTAGTAGAATATAGTAATTTAGATAATTTAGGTACACGGCAGGCTGGGTTTTATGTTACGAAGCGGAGCAAGATGCCTGCAGTGTTGTTGGAGTTAGCCTTTATTAGTAATGAACGAGAAGAAAAACTTTTAACTAGTAATTGGTTCCAAAATAAACTGGCAACAGGTATAAGTATTGGAATTGAAGATTACTTTAAAACCATTGCTAGTGGAGGTGGTCAATAG
- a CDS encoding DUF3006 domain-containing protein has translation MKYFLTVDQIQEQKVVLLSDQPELALNFPLELLPAELKEGDVLAINIENDSLERQKREQEVAQLLQELTTGNN, from the coding sequence ATGAAATATTTTTTAACTGTGGATCAAATTCAAGAACAAAAAGTTGTTTTATTGTCCGATCAACCAGAACTTGCCTTGAACTTTCCCCTTGAACTATTGCCAGCGGAGCTTAAAGAGGGCGATGTATTAGCGATAAATATTGAAAATGATAGTTTAGAAAGACAAAAGCGCGAACAAGAAGTAGCACAGTTGTTGCAAGAACTAACAACTGGAAATAACTAA